A stretch of Aureispira sp. CCB-E DNA encodes these proteins:
- a CDS encoding STAS domain-containing protein, with protein sequence MDIVSTTKDDMLILDFIGQLDTGTAPKAEIEVNKYLENNQKIIFNLEQTAFVSSAGLRVFLGTAKKLKASGGLFRICNANNVVQEILDISGFSQILDVKKTLDEAVTNFN encoded by the coding sequence ATGGATATTGTAAGTACAACGAAAGACGATATGTTGATTTTAGATTTTATCGGTCAACTAGATACAGGAACAGCCCCCAAAGCAGAGATAGAAGTAAACAAGTATTTGGAAAATAATCAAAAAATTATTTTTAATCTTGAACAAACGGCTTTTGTGAGTAGTGCAGGCTTGCGTGTTTTTTTGGGTACAGCCAAAAAGTTAAAAGCATCGGGTGGGTTGTTTAGAATTTGTAATGCGAATAACGTTGTCCAAGAAATTTTGGACATTTCAGGGTTTAGTCAAATTTTGGATGTAAAGAAAACGTTGGACGAAGCCGTGACTAATTTTAACTAA
- a CDS encoding protein-glutamate O-methyltransferase CheR, whose product MAEHPKRLQITDEELNAFTTAVKTRFGLDFTSYEQKSLKRGLVRLIAKKDLDSMLGLWGQMLRDKSLIVSYIDELLVNLTEFFRNYDLWQKLKTDVLKKIGYQDELTIWHAGCSTGEEIYTMAIVLKEHFMLHKSKVLATDLSAKALAQAIEGSYSNIIWNKCAKSYALYNPKGDVERYFSKEERSFRVVNQLKKHIRFQRHNLVQDEMQETFKIIFCRNVMLYFDSVLKMKVLKLFYDALDDDGFFIIGYYDMLPYQSKEMFTLYCAATRIYRKNLNYKNNT is encoded by the coding sequence ATGGCAGAACACCCTAAACGACTACAGATAACCGATGAGGAATTAAATGCTTTTACAACAGCAGTAAAAACTCGTTTTGGATTAGACTTTACGAGTTACGAGCAAAAGTCACTAAAAAGAGGACTTGTTCGATTAATTGCTAAAAAAGACTTAGATTCTATGTTGGGTTTATGGGGGCAAATGCTAAGAGACAAGTCCTTAATAGTAAGTTATATAGATGAGTTGCTGGTTAATTTGACAGAGTTTTTTAGAAACTACGATTTGTGGCAAAAATTGAAAACAGATGTCCTCAAAAAAATTGGTTATCAAGATGAACTAACTATCTGGCATGCGGGTTGTTCGACAGGAGAGGAGATTTATACTATGGCGATTGTTTTAAAAGAGCACTTTATGTTGCACAAGTCAAAAGTACTGGCAACAGATTTGAGTGCTAAAGCACTTGCCCAAGCAATAGAAGGCAGCTATAGCAATATCATTTGGAACAAATGTGCCAAATCTTATGCTTTATACAATCCAAAAGGGGATGTAGAACGTTATTTTTCTAAAGAGGAGCGTAGTTTTCGAGTTGTGAATCAACTAAAAAAACATATTAGATTTCAGCGGCACAACCTAGTACAGGACGAAATGCAAGAAACTTTTAAAATTATTTTTTGTAGAAATGTAATGCTATATTTTGATAGTGTTTTAAAAATGAAGGTGTTAAAGCTTTTTTATGATGCATTAGATGATGATGGGTTTTTTATAATAGGTTATTATGACATGCTTCCATATCAATCTAAAGAAATGTTTACCTTATATTGTGCAGCAACTAGAATTTATAGGAAGAATTTGAATTATAAAAATAATACTTAA
- a CDS encoding chemotaxis protein CheC: protein MEVFNNAEMQTAEAIINQGLSSAAETLSFFMKEPIVVEQIGVNNLGIADKTPLKLRCTGNAYLLTTEVVGELEGFCCLVFTEEEAEMLQKAALPPEVIKDPVLFESMKDAILLEVDNIIAAAVITQFANLLKRKMHGSVPQLSHIDPSTFEVFIQRRLNNQSHVINFKTNFSAKGKSFSPMFLWFMNEPFINDIKQLSAQGQ from the coding sequence ATGGAAGTTTTTAACAACGCAGAAATGCAAACTGCTGAAGCTATTATTAACCAAGGATTGAGTAGTGCCGCAGAGACACTTTCTTTCTTTATGAAAGAACCCATCGTCGTTGAGCAGATTGGAGTGAACAACTTAGGAATTGCAGATAAAACGCCTTTAAAATTAAGGTGTACTGGAAATGCTTATTTGTTGACAACAGAGGTGGTTGGAGAATTAGAGGGATTTTGTTGTTTGGTATTTACAGAAGAGGAAGCAGAGATGTTACAAAAGGCTGCTTTGCCTCCTGAAGTAATTAAAGATCCCGTGCTATTTGAATCTATGAAAGATGCTATCTTGTTAGAGGTTGATAATATCATTGCAGCAGCGGTTATTACTCAGTTTGCTAATTTACTGAAACGAAAAATGCACGGTTCGGTACCTCAATTGAGTCATATTGATCCAAGTACTTTTGAAGTATTTATACAGAGACGCTTGAACAACCAATCTCATGTGATCAATTTTAAAACCAATTTTTCGGCTAAAGGTAAGTCGTTTAGTCCTATGTTTTTATGGTTTATGAATGAGCCTTTTATCAATGATATCAAACAACTTAGTGCTCAAGGACAATAG
- a CDS encoding chemotaxis protein CheA, producing MAKEEEYKEMFLAEAEESYEELNRLFTELEKNNQNRSAIDAIFRITHTLKGNAMGMGFDAIAELSHVMEDIFNEVKLGRMSLDSMLFQSLFRANDVLGELIQAVKTGATVRYKGIRTKLQVALRKAKAYYETQNESTTVQTTENKEESNTEEQTNTENSTAVIGATEEGEGDDEDESDELEQTGHKIILSDMVQVPVRKLDELLNIVGELIIEKDTLIAQRLEEKGINSDLARLHRLTSDLQYSVMDVRLVQVGFLFNKFHRVLRDAAVIENKKADLVLEGTESEIDRNVLKTMSDSLVHLVRNSVGHGIEPPEERLKLGKPERGVVTLRARNEKDTVYIEISDDGYGIDVDKIKQKAIKKGLIPKEYAPIISKEEILLCLFEPGFSNAEVVTEISGRGVGLDVVRMAVESIGGKISIETELGKGTTFILGLPSSMAVKAALLFQLNQQEFAIALAYTEAVISMPKNEIHKINTGLISTYLGKTISIVFLQDLFEMETMKEIEEKGSLYKRFDEIEGNPNLDIVIVSYNHRMVGLVVDKLMQQKEIVEKKLPPPIDKVALFSGVTILGTGRMCLVLDIVSILSHLFREKRIGTNIAALG from the coding sequence ATGGCAAAAGAAGAGGAATATAAGGAAATGTTTCTGGCAGAAGCCGAGGAGAGTTATGAAGAACTCAATCGACTATTTACGGAATTGGAAAAAAATAACCAAAACCGATCTGCTATTGACGCCATTTTTAGAATAACACATACGCTCAAAGGCAATGCCATGGGGATGGGGTTTGATGCGATTGCTGAGTTGAGCCATGTAATGGAGGATATTTTTAATGAGGTGAAGTTGGGACGCATGAGCTTAGATTCTATGTTGTTTCAATCTTTGTTTAGAGCCAACGATGTCTTGGGTGAATTAATTCAAGCTGTAAAAACAGGTGCTACTGTTCGTTATAAAGGAATTCGTACCAAATTACAGGTTGCCCTGCGAAAGGCAAAGGCGTATTACGAGACTCAAAATGAATCCACAACCGTTCAAACGACAGAAAATAAAGAAGAGAGTAATACAGAAGAGCAGACAAATACAGAGAATAGTACGGCAGTAATAGGAGCAACAGAAGAGGGAGAAGGTGATGATGAGGATGAATCCGATGAGTTGGAACAGACAGGACATAAAATCATCCTATCGGATATGGTCCAGGTGCCTGTTCGAAAATTGGATGAGTTGCTAAATATTGTCGGGGAGTTGATTATTGAGAAGGATACTTTAATTGCTCAACGGCTGGAGGAAAAAGGGATTAATAGTGATTTGGCACGCTTACACCGCTTGACATCTGATTTGCAATATAGTGTCATGGATGTTCGCTTGGTGCAAGTTGGGTTCTTGTTTAATAAGTTTCATCGAGTATTGAGGGATGCAGCGGTTATTGAAAACAAAAAAGCAGATTTGGTGCTGGAAGGGACAGAGAGTGAGATTGACCGTAATGTGTTAAAAACAATGAGCGATTCCTTGGTGCATTTGGTTCGAAATTCTGTTGGACATGGTATAGAACCACCAGAGGAGCGACTCAAATTGGGAAAACCTGAACGAGGTGTGGTGACATTGAGGGCTAGAAATGAAAAGGATACAGTTTATATTGAAATTAGTGACGATGGGTACGGGATTGATGTAGATAAAATTAAACAGAAGGCGATAAAAAAAGGCTTGATTCCAAAAGAATACGCTCCAATTATTTCCAAAGAGGAAATTTTACTGTGCTTATTTGAGCCTGGGTTTTCAAATGCCGAAGTAGTTACGGAAATCTCTGGACGTGGGGTAGGATTGGATGTGGTTAGAATGGCAGTAGAATCTATAGGTGGAAAAATTTCGATTGAAACGGAATTGGGCAAAGGGACTACGTTTATACTCGGTTTGCCTTCTTCTATGGCTGTAAAGGCAGCGTTGTTGTTTCAGTTGAACCAACAAGAATTTGCGATTGCTTTGGCTTATACAGAAGCAGTTATTTCGATGCCTAAAAACGAAATACATAAGATTAATACAGGTTTGATTTCTACTTATTTGGGCAAGACAATATCGATTGTCTTTTTGCAAGATTTGTTTGAAATGGAAACCATGAAGGAAATAGAAGAGAAAGGAAGTTTGTACAAACGCTTTGATGAAATAGAGGGAAATCCAAACTTGGATATCGTCATTGTTAGCTACAATCATCGAATGGTTGGGCTAGTGGTAGATAAGTTGATGCAACAGAAAGAAATTGTAGAGAAAAAATTGCCTCCACCTATTGACAAAGTTGCTCTATTTAGTGGAGTGACAATACTAGGAACAGGGAGAATGTGTTTGGTACTAGATATTGTTAGTATTCTTTCACATTTATTTAGAGAAAAACGAATTGGTACCAACATCGCAGCATTAGGATAA
- a CDS encoding chemotaxis response regulator protein-glutamate methylesterase, giving the protein MNEKKQIRVLVADDSALMRILINDIINTDPDIHVIGQANNGKTAYLLTQKLKPDVVLMDVNMGEYDGIYGVVEIMEHCPTPIIILSSIGNVDMNPILQGLELGAIDYLNKPAKNRVNMDEVKQDLIEKIKVASTVDLEEVRDEPTPVNIHEHSFDSKASYDCIVLGASTGGPRSLEKILTQLPKNLTIPVVIAQHMPANFVPAFADRLNQLTPLNVRVAEQKEVLEAGNVYLAPGDVNLTVERRGKKYVFGKTEQEFLAYNNPSVDGLMLSVAKAYQERAIGVVLTGMGKDGAIGLKAMKDAGSYTIAQSEASCIVYGMPKAAVQNQAVKQVVHLDEIAAFLVSCLA; this is encoded by the coding sequence GTGAACGAGAAAAAACAGATTAGGGTGCTGGTGGCAGATGATTCTGCTCTAATGCGTATCCTAATCAACGATATTATTAATACTGATCCTGACATTCATGTTATTGGACAAGCTAATAACGGCAAAACAGCTTATTTGTTGACGCAAAAATTAAAGCCTGATGTGGTTTTAATGGACGTCAATATGGGAGAGTACGATGGTATTTATGGTGTTGTTGAAATTATGGAGCATTGTCCTACACCTATTATTATTTTATCTTCTATTGGTAATGTTGATATGAATCCTATTCTGCAAGGTCTAGAATTAGGAGCTATTGATTACCTAAATAAACCCGCTAAGAATCGGGTTAATATGGATGAAGTAAAACAGGATTTAATAGAGAAAATAAAGGTGGCGAGTACGGTTGATTTGGAAGAGGTGCGGGACGAGCCTACACCTGTAAACATTCACGAGCATTCGTTCGATAGCAAAGCTTCTTATGACTGTATTGTTTTAGGCGCTTCGACTGGAGGACCTCGATCTTTAGAAAAAATACTGACGCAACTGCCTAAGAATTTGACAATTCCAGTTGTTATTGCACAGCATATGCCTGCTAATTTTGTTCCAGCATTTGCAGATCGTTTGAATCAATTGACGCCTTTAAATGTTCGAGTGGCAGAGCAAAAAGAAGTGTTGGAGGCTGGAAATGTTTATCTGGCACCAGGAGATGTAAATTTGACCGTAGAACGAAGAGGAAAAAAGTACGTTTTTGGAAAAACAGAGCAAGAATTTTTGGCTTATAACAATCCGTCTGTTGATGGTTTGATGCTTTCTGTAGCAAAAGCTTATCAAGAAAGAGCAATAGGGGTAGTATTGACAGGGATGGGAAAAGATGGCGCGATTGGCTTGAAAGCAATGAAAGATGCTGGAAGTTATACAATTGCGCAGAGTGAGGCATCATGTATTGTTTATGGAATGCCCAAAGCTGCGGTTCAAAATCAAGCTGTAAAGCAAGTGGTGCACTTGGATGAAATTGCTGCCTTTTTGGTCAGTTGCTTGGCATAA
- a CDS encoding response regulator, whose amino-acid sequence MGKRVLIVDDSLYMRTMINSALTAAGYEVVGQAANGESAIDMALDLLPDLITLDNILPDMIGTDILRVLKEDENIPSKVIMISAVGQDSVIQEGMSLGAAAYIVKPFTTESLLEVIDKEMQE is encoded by the coding sequence ATGGGTAAACGAGTTTTAATTGTAGACGACTCCCTGTATATGCGGACGATGATTAATTCTGCTTTGACAGCAGCTGGGTACGAAGTTGTGGGACAGGCTGCCAATGGAGAATCGGCAATTGATATGGCTTTGGATTTACTTCCAGATTTAATCACTTTGGATAATATCTTGCCAGATATGATTGGTACAGATATTTTGAGAGTATTAAAAGAAGATGAAAATATTCCATCTAAAGTCATTATGATTAGTGCTGTGGGGCAAGATTCTGTAATACAAGAGGGGATGAGTTTGGGTGCTGCTGCTTATATCGTTAAGCCTTTTACGACAGAGAGTTTGCTAGAGGTTATTGATAAAGAAATGCAAGAATAA
- a CDS encoding chemotaxis protein CheW yields the protein MSDKTEYTIDDVKREAENHQKAKEQSELMQLIIFKLAGEEYGLPIDQIKEVVLTPRVAKMPQTPPYIKGVANIRGNIIAIMDLEQKFGLGDGLEAKEAQNYTLVVENEAFKVGILVKEVPNTLTIEVDDIDKASTLIQYSSLDASCLVGVVNVGDRMIILIDMVKLIESEGVKTSYS from the coding sequence ATGTCTGACAAAACAGAATATACTATAGATGATGTGAAGCGGGAGGCAGAAAATCATCAAAAAGCCAAAGAACAGTCGGAGTTAATGCAGTTGATTATTTTTAAATTGGCTGGAGAAGAATATGGGCTTCCGATAGACCAAATTAAAGAGGTAGTTTTGACTCCTCGTGTGGCTAAAATGCCTCAAACACCTCCTTATATCAAGGGCGTTGCCAATATTCGGGGCAATATCATCGCCATTATGGATTTGGAGCAAAAATTTGGCTTGGGAGATGGCTTGGAGGCTAAGGAAGCTCAAAATTATACGTTGGTCGTCGAGAACGAGGCTTTCAAAGTGGGAATTCTAGTCAAGGAAGTGCCCAATACGTTGACGATTGAAGTTGATGATATTGATAAAGCTTCTACTTTGATTCAGTATTCTTCTTTAGATGCAAGTTGTTTGGTCGGTGTTGTTAATGTAGGAGATCGAATGATTATTTTGATTGATATGGTTAAGTTGATCGAATCAGAAGGTGTTAAAACTTCTTATTCATAG
- a CDS encoding methyl-accepting chemotaxis protein gives MENTLLEEIGGKSVLVEVVDRWYERILNDTELLPFFEAINIDWLKEKIVNFLEVLLVEETYKMGEQIQRAHAHLEIQVSHFNAFIGHLDMALDASNIDSNLVENIIDLVLEAKEDVLSSHKIDNINQVDENQIQNMMSGNENNYTTLLQQTIDSSFGRVEFDRDGTILDVNTNFASIMRYDDPSEIVGRHHSVFVETEYKSSDEYEQFWMDLANGIAQHGVFQRKTKDGDVVWVQASYTPLLSRDGSVIRIIKIATDITEEREEALKAANLKTAIDGSFARIEFDPYGKILDINANFLHLFGYDDSDNLIGEHHQVFLEQRYADSENYKRFWEDLRAGESQSADFKRFKKSGEPLWIQAIYAPVKNKRGEVEKVVKIATDITPQKQFLYEINKVIVSAGEEGKLDARLDASKATGDWKELASSVNLLLESVAMPIMEISDIVGALAKGDLTERFDSFIEGDIKNLGDELNVAIDSINVLMGQISQIGNLVAASAEEMLVKGEEMKNTTQEVASATQQMAEGAQQQAQQTDEASKMMDNVLKSVDTMAKKAGLINKSALEGQKNSSEGLSTIKLVANSMNEIQDSAVSTSDSIEILSERSEEIASALSVITDIAAQTNLLALNAAIEAARAGDAGRGFAVVAEEIRKLAEGSKKSAVDIEKVIREIQKDISVASKAIDSMELNVKSGMQASKEAQSVFESIEKASHETLDLSKEIVEATEGQKDSIHATAKNIEKIVVVAEETASGTEQVASSSKVLSQGMNEVTATSEDLANVANQLQESISKFKLQ, from the coding sequence ATGGAAAACACACTATTAGAGGAAATTGGAGGAAAATCGGTATTAGTAGAGGTTGTTGATCGTTGGTATGAACGTATCCTGAACGACACCGAATTACTTCCGTTTTTTGAGGCAATAAATATTGATTGGCTAAAAGAAAAAATTGTCAATTTTTTAGAAGTTTTGTTGGTAGAAGAGACTTATAAAATGGGGGAGCAAATCCAGCGAGCCCATGCTCACCTAGAAATTCAAGTTTCTCACTTTAACGCTTTTATAGGTCATTTGGATATGGCACTGGATGCATCTAATATAGATAGTAATCTAGTTGAAAATATTATAGATTTGGTATTAGAAGCCAAAGAGGATGTCCTATCTTCACATAAAATAGATAACATTAATCAAGTCGATGAAAATCAAATCCAAAATATGATGTCTGGAAACGAAAATAATTACACAACTTTACTACAACAAACGATTGATAGTTCTTTTGGGAGAGTCGAGTTTGACAGAGATGGAACAATATTAGATGTCAATACTAATTTTGCCTCTATAATGAGGTATGATGATCCTAGCGAGATAGTAGGTAGACATCATTCAGTTTTTGTTGAAACAGAATATAAATCGTCTGATGAATACGAACAGTTTTGGATGGATTTGGCAAATGGAATTGCACAACACGGTGTTTTTCAGCGAAAAACAAAAGATGGTGATGTTGTTTGGGTGCAAGCTTCTTATACGCCATTATTAAGTAGAGATGGTTCTGTTATTCGGATTATCAAAATTGCAACCGATATCACAGAGGAACGTGAAGAAGCCTTAAAAGCTGCGAATCTAAAAACAGCTATAGATGGTTCTTTTGCTCGAATTGAGTTTGATCCTTATGGAAAAATATTAGATATCAATGCTAATTTCTTACATCTCTTTGGGTATGATGATAGTGATAATTTGATAGGAGAGCATCATCAAGTGTTTTTGGAACAGCGCTATGCTGATTCTGAAAATTACAAGCGTTTTTGGGAAGATTTAAGAGCAGGAGAAAGTCAAAGTGCTGATTTTAAGAGGTTTAAAAAGAGTGGAGAACCCTTGTGGATTCAAGCAATCTATGCTCCTGTTAAAAATAAAAGAGGGGAGGTTGAAAAAGTAGTTAAAATAGCTACTGATATAACTCCTCAGAAGCAATTTTTGTATGAAATTAATAAGGTTATTGTATCAGCGGGAGAAGAAGGAAAATTAGATGCTCGACTGGATGCAAGTAAAGCAACTGGTGACTGGAAAGAACTGGCAAGTTCTGTTAACTTATTGTTAGAGTCGGTGGCTATGCCTATTATGGAAATTAGTGATATTGTAGGTGCACTTGCCAAAGGAGATTTGACAGAACGTTTCGATTCTTTTATAGAAGGTGATATCAAAAATTTAGGAGATGAACTAAACGTTGCGATTGATAGTATCAATGTTTTGATGGGGCAAATTTCTCAAATAGGAAACCTAGTAGCTGCTTCCGCTGAGGAAATGTTAGTGAAAGGGGAGGAAATGAAGAATACGACTCAAGAAGTAGCTTCCGCCACTCAACAAATGGCAGAAGGAGCCCAACAGCAGGCACAACAAACAGACGAAGCAAGCAAAATGATGGACAATGTGCTAAAATCTGTTGATACTATGGCTAAGAAAGCTGGATTAATTAACAAATCTGCTTTAGAAGGACAGAAAAACTCTTCGGAAGGTTTGTCTACGATTAAGCTAGTGGCTAATAGTATGAACGAAATTCAAGACTCTGCGGTCAGTACGTCTGATTCTATCGAAATATTGTCTGAACGTTCAGAAGAAATCGCTAGTGCTTTGAGTGTTATCACCGATATCGCTGCTCAAACGAACTTATTGGCATTAAATGCAGCCATCGAAGCGGCTCGTGCTGGTGATGCTGGACGTGGTTTTGCCGTGGTAGCGGAAGAAATTAGAAAATTGGCAGAAGGTTCGAAAAAATCAGCTGTGGATATTGAAAAAGTGATTCGCGAAATTCAAAAAGATATTAGTGTTGCTTCGAAAGCAATCGATAGCATGGAGCTAAATGTAAAGAGTGGAATGCAAGCTTCGAAAGAAGCCCAATCAGTATTTGAAAGTATAGAAAAAGCAAGTCACGAAACATTGGACTTGTCCAAAGAAATTGTGGAAGCTACCGAAGGTCAAAAAGATTCTATTCATGCTACCGCTAAAAATATAGAAAAAATTGTTGTTGTAGCAGAAGAAACAGCTTCTGGAACAGAGCAGGTTGCTAGCTCTAGTAAAGTACTAAGTCAAGGTATGAATGAAGTAACTGCTACTAGCGAAGACTTAGCTAATGTAGCAAATCAACTTCAAGAAAGCATTTCTAAGTTTAAATTGCAATAA
- a CDS encoding PAS domain S-box protein: MIELNSILKSLDDIVFLIDSKLIFKKYWVADERSLWIPPDEFLGRAIDEIFPDGLKIDVVAKIKAVFETKENNQIIYSSPDQNSKRWYRVRLNLIDDKDKYGGQYMLLIVGDCTQEVELKSQKRVFEGIVSQNWDSIKFLDLDGVIQYINPATNRLYGYDENELIGRHVSILNNQEIHQTDAISKIVQATGFWSGELVKVKKDKSLFNAFLSVQLIRDSMGVPTGYVSHSKDISKEKETKEKLKQIIGEKEVLLKDLSVFENIVSQNWDAITFANLEGIVQYINPAANRLYGYEGDELIGKSVDVFNSQESHTTEAVIQAILDTGMWAGEIRQLRKDGTTFEAFLSVQLIKDNAGTPIGYASHSKDITNEKETAQKLKTIIKERETLLKEIHHRVKNNLQVITSLLSLQANTINEEATKVLFQQSQYRINTMAMIHETLYQSEDFLTIGYAQYMEALMHYLILSMKGANHSIEWTIEANNIKLNIDTAIPLGLLINEIITNALKYGLKGDQKGAIYIRLEALERPNYVLYIGDNGKGFSRDVNFKTTNSLGLKLIHNLAKQLRGEIKRNLTQKGTHYEMSFQEIN, from the coding sequence ATGATAGAATTGAACTCTATTCTAAAGTCTTTAGATGATATCGTGTTTTTGATCGATTCAAAATTAATATTTAAAAAATATTGGGTTGCAGATGAGCGTTCGCTGTGGATTCCTCCAGATGAATTTTTAGGTAGAGCAATTGATGAGATTTTTCCAGATGGTCTAAAAATAGATGTTGTTGCTAAAATAAAAGCTGTTTTTGAAACCAAAGAAAACAATCAAATTATATACAGTTCGCCAGACCAAAACAGCAAGCGATGGTATCGAGTTCGCCTGAATCTAATAGATGATAAAGACAAATATGGGGGGCAATATATGCTTTTGATTGTAGGAGACTGTACGCAAGAGGTAGAGCTAAAGTCTCAAAAGCGTGTTTTTGAAGGAATTGTTTCTCAGAACTGGGATTCCATCAAGTTTTTAGATTTGGATGGTGTCATACAATATATCAATCCAGCAACCAATCGTTTGTATGGTTATGATGAAAATGAATTGATTGGTCGACATGTTTCTATTTTGAACAATCAAGAAATACACCAAACCGATGCAATTAGTAAAATTGTGCAAGCAACAGGTTTTTGGTCGGGCGAATTGGTCAAAGTCAAAAAAGACAAAAGCTTGTTTAATGCTTTCTTGTCTGTACAGTTGATTCGGGATAGTATGGGGGTGCCAACTGGATATGTATCACATAGTAAGGACATTTCAAAGGAAAAAGAAACCAAAGAAAAGCTAAAGCAAATTATTGGTGAGAAAGAGGTATTGCTCAAAGATTTGAGTGTCTTTGAAAACATTGTTTCTCAAAATTGGGATGCCATTACATTTGCTAATTTAGAAGGAATTGTACAGTATATAAACCCTGCTGCCAATCGATTGTATGGTTATGAAGGAGATGAATTGATTGGGAAAAGTGTGGATGTATTTAATAGCCAAGAAAGCCATACAACAGAAGCCGTTATTCAAGCCATTCTTGATACAGGAATGTGGGCAGGAGAAATTCGTCAATTGCGGAAAGATGGAACTACCTTTGAAGCCTTTTTGTCTGTACAGTTAATTAAGGATAATGCAGGAACACCAATTGGTTATGCTTCACACAGCAAGGATATTACCAATGAAAAAGAAACAGCTCAAAAACTTAAAACAATTATCAAGGAACGTGAGACGCTTCTAAAAGAAATTCATCACAGAGTTAAGAACAACTTACAAGTTATTACGAGTCTTCTGAGTTTGCAAGCCAATACCATCAATGAAGAGGCAACCAAAGTGCTTTTTCAGCAGAGTCAATATCGGATCAATACGATGGCTATGATTCATGAAACCTTGTATCAGTCTGAAGATTTTCTTACCATAGGTTATGCTCAATACATGGAAGCTTTGATGCACTATTTGATTTTGTCAATGAAAGGTGCGAATCATAGTATTGAGTGGACTATAGAAGCCAACAACATAAAGCTAAATATTGATACAGCTATACCTCTTGGGTTGTTGATTAATGAAATTATTACCAATGCACTCAAGTATGGTTTAAAAGGAGATCAAAAAGGGGCTATTTATATTCGTCTAGAAGCCTTAGAACGCCCCAATTATGTGCTGTATATAGGCGATAATGGAAAGGGGTTTTCTAGAGATGTAAATTTCAAAACAACCAACTCTTTAGGGCTTAAATTAATCCATAATTTAGCCAAACAGCTTAGAGGCGAAATTAAACGAAATTTGACTCAAAAAGGGACACATTATGAAATGAGTTTTCAAGAAATTAACTAG